One part of the Vicia villosa cultivar HV-30 ecotype Madison, WI unplaced genomic scaffold, Vvil1.0 ctg.001376F_1_1, whole genome shotgun sequence genome encodes these proteins:
- the LOC131634902 gene encoding uncharacterized protein LOC131634902 yields the protein MDQTYKSSIIFALYIITLSLLGSIDIEDLSTMCIALFLWQSHPLYPFLLLNNRDEYHNRATKKVSWWEECDIVGGRDEVGGGTWLACTSQGRVAFLTNVLEVHTHPEAKTRGDLPLMFLKNNKNPKEFAESLQTEAQYYNGFNLVVGDITSKSMVYISNRPKGKPITIQEVPPGLHVLSNAKLNSPWHKAQRLRIKFKEYLAENMEGEINMKEVIKKLMKDKLKAEKTMLPNICSLDWEFNLSSIFVQVETSLGLYGTRSSAALTVRSSGKVSFYEHYLDDDKVWKEHVIDFNIQKK from the exons ATGGATCAAACCTATAAATCAAGTATAATATTTGCTCTATATATTATAACATTATCCTTACTTGGGAGTATTGATATTGAAGATTTATCAACAATGTGTATAGCTTTGTTTCTATGGCAATCTCATCCACTCTATCCTTTTCTTCTCTTAAACAATAGAGATGAATATCATAATAG GGCTACGAAGAAAGTGTCATGGTGGGAAGAATGTGATATAGTGGGAGGAAGAGATGAAGTTGGAGGAGGAACATGGTTGGCTTGTACTTCACAAGGAAGAGTGGCTTTTCTTACCAATGTTTTGGAGGTTCATACTCACCCTGAGGCCAAAACTCGTGGAGACTTACCCCTCATGTTTCTCAAG AACAACAAGAATCCCAAAGAATTTGCAGAAAGCTTACAAACAGAAGCTCAATATTACAATGGATTCAACTTAGTCGTTGGTGATATCACCTCCAAATCCATGGTGTACATCTCCAACAGGCCCAAGGGAAAGCCTATTACCATTCAAGAGGTTCCTCCTGGCCTTCATGTTCTTTCAAACGCCAAGCTAaattcaccatggcataag GCTCAACGGCTTCGAATTAAATTCAAAGAGTATCTTGCCGAAAATATGGAGGGTGAGATTAATATGAAGGAAGTAATTAAAAAGCTAATGAAGGACAAACTTAAAGCAGAAAAAACCATGCTACCTAATATATGCTCACTTGATTGGGAGTTCAATCTAAGCTCAATTTTTGTTCAAGTAGAAACATCACTg GGTTTATATGGCACTAGGAGTAGTGCTGCTTTAACAGTTAGATCAAGTGGAAAAGTAAGCTTTTATGAACATTATCTTGATGATGACAAAGTGTGGAAGGAGCATGTTATTGATTTCAATATTCAGAAGAAGTAG